One Oceanotoga teriensis genomic window, GTCTTCCTGCTATTGACAAATCATCTTTGAATGGATGATCAATGAGATCTAAGACTACTGGTATATTTGAATCTTTATTTGCAGATAAATATCCTTTTGGTTTATTTAACATTATATAAATGTTATCATAAGCCATTATTTTTTCGTTTTCATATTTTACTATATCATTTTTATTTACTTTGTATGAAGGACTTTTTATAATAGAATCATTTATTTTAATTTTTCCTTTTTTTATTAATATTTTTACCTCAGAACGTGAACCAATTTTTGAATTACTAAGATATTTATCAAGTCTCATTTTTACCACCTTTATTATAAAGAACTCATAAAGTATTTTAAGCTTTATGAGTTCTTAACTATGTAAGAATATATATCTTCAAGATTTGGATTTATTTTTTTTGTTGAAATATCTTTTTTATCATTATCAAATAATATTTTTTCTTTAGATTCTATTATTATTTTATTTTTTGAGATATTTCTAATATTTATTATATTTTTATCATTTTTAAGTTTATCTATTATATTTTTTAATTTTTGTACATCATCAGATTTAAATTCGTACATGTTTATTATTTTATCAAATTCTTTATATATTTTTTCAGTTTTTTCATTTATAGCAATTTTCCCATTTAAGATTACAGCTATATTTGAAGAGATTTGTTCTATTTCCCAAATATAATGAGAAGAAATTAATACAGTCACATTTGATAATGTATTTTCATTTATTATATATTCCCTTATAAATTTTGAAGTTTCAACATCTATTGCATTAGTTGGTTCATCTAATAGAAGTATTTTAGGGGATTTTACCAAAGCTCTTGCTATATTTAATTTTTGTTTATTTCCAGAAGATAAATGTTTTGTTAGTTTTTGCTTGTATATATTTAAACCAAAATCTTCTATTAATTTTTTTATTTTGTTTTCATATTTTTCTTTTTTTAAACCTGATATGATTGCAAACATTTTTAAGTTTTCTTCTGGAGTTAAGTCTTCTTCAAGGACTGTATAATCTGATACTAAACTTATCATTTTTTTTATTTCTTTTTTATTTTTTTTAATATCATGATTAAAAATTTTTATATCACCTGATGTAGGAGTTATAAGTGTTGAAAGCATTTTCATAATCGTAGACTTTCCAGCTCCATTTGGACCTAAAAGGCCATATATAGTTCCTTGAGGTATTTTTAAAGATACATCATTTACAGCCAAGGTGTCTCCAAAATTTTTTGATACATTGTTTATTTCAATGGCATTCATCTTATTACTCCTTTAAATATCGTATTTTATAGTTCTTTTCATTTTTCTTTCAAAATCTTTTTTTGCTAAAGTTTCTCTTTTATCGTATTGTTTTTTCCCTTTTGCAAGACCTATTTCTAATTTTATCAATCCTTTTTCAGTGATATAAATTTTTAAAGGAATTATAGTTAATTTTTCTTTTTTTAGTTTTTCTTGTATTTTTCTCAGTTCTTCCTTGTGTAAAAGAAGTTTTCTTTGTCTTAATGGTTCATGGTTAAAAATTGATGAATTTCCATAAGGAGTTATATTAGCATTATTTAAGTATGCTTCACGATTTTTAACTTTACAGTATGAATCTTTTATATTTATATGCCCATTTTTTATTGATTTAACTTCTGAGCCAGTTAATGAAATGCCAGCTTCAAATTTGTCAAGTATAAAATAATCATGATAAGCTTTTTTATTATTAGTAATTATCTTCATTTTTAAATTCCACCTCTAAATCTTTTTCTTTGATATCTTCTGTTTCTTTTTTCTTTCTATGCAATGCTCCCAATATTATTTCGGCTCTTCTTTTACCTATTCCAGCAACATTGGTTAAATCCTCAAAAGATGCTTCCATCAATGAAGGAAGTCTTTCAAAATTATCTACAACATTTTTAACTGCTGATGAAGGTAATTTTGTTGAGTATAATATTCTATAACCCCTTGGGATTATTATTTTTTCTTCAAGTTCATCATCGGAGGATACATCATATCCCAAAGTTCTTGCTATTGTGAATAAATTTACTAAATCGTCGGTTTTTACATTATTAAAATTTTCTATAGCATCTTCCGATTTTTGATAATTTAAATCATCTACATTATAATCCATTATGATTGCTCCAACAAGTTTAGGAACAGATCTTAAGATTTCTTCATATTCGAGTTTAGAACTACCAGCTATTTCTCCAAGTTCTCTCAAATATTTATCTGTTGCTTGAGTTATTTTTATGGTTAACATTCCTTTTGATATTATTTCAGCTACATCATATAAACTAACATTTTTTCTCACTTCTTCTATGTTAAGATAATCTATTAAATCTAAAAAACTTTGCTTATATCTTTGAGCAATTGTTATTTCTTGGTTTACTCTTGCAAAGAGTATATTTTCTGTTAAAAGTTCGTGTTTTTTGTTTTTATAAAATACAGATACCGAATTACGTCTTTTTGAAACAGCTATGGTTATATCTCCAGTTTGAAGTGATACTTTTTCAGCTGTTCTATGTCTCATACCGGTTTCATCTGAATTTAATGATTTTTCAGGATTTAATTGAGCATTTGCAAATAGTATTTTTTCAGCATTTTTATCGAGTACTATAGCACCATCCATTTTTGCAAGCTCATATATTTTTTCTGGTATGAATAAAGCATCTAATTCGAAGCCAAGTTGTATTAAACCTTCTTCAAGATACTTTTCAGGGCTTGAAGCTAAAAATATTAAAGCTCCTAAATTTGCTTCCATTATTCTATCGATTCCTTTTCTTAATTGTTTTCCAGGTGCTAAAAAATCAAGTATTTTTAATAAGCCCTCATCCATATTTAAACCCCCTTGAATAATTTAACTAATTCATTTATATTTTTTATTGGAGTACAAGATTTAACTTTTTTGCTATTTTTTTCTGGAATTAATATATTTTCCATACCAAGTCTTTTTGAAATTTCAATTCTTTTTTCTATTGAACTCACAGAACGAATTTTTCCATCTAATCCTATTTCACCTATAGCTATTGTAGGACCTAATGGAGGTGTTTCTAATAATGATGAAACTAAAGAATTAGCTATCGCTAAATCTATTGCAGAATCATTTATTTTGAATCCACCAGAGGTACTTACAAATATATCTTTAGATTCTATAGGCATTTTTAGTTTTTTTGATAAAACAGCACTTATCATTAAAACTCGATCTAAAGGGACACCAGATGTGATTCTTCTGGGAGTTCCATAAACTGGTTTACTCACTAAAGCTTGAATTTCTATTGGAATTAGTTTATTCCCTTCTTTTATTATTGTTAAAGTATTTCCTGATTCATTTGAATAATCATTTAAAAAAAATTCATTCATATTTTCTATTGGGATTAATCCTTTTGAAGTCATTTCTAATAATATTATTTCATCGGTAGGTCCATATCGATTTTTGGTTATTCTTACCATTCTTAATCCAGAAGTTTTTTCAAGATCAAATTGTATAACACAATCTACTATATGTTCTAATATTTTTGGACCTGCAACGGCTCCTTCTTTGTTTACATGTCCGATTAAGACTATTGTTATATCATTATTTTTTGCAAAATTAGTTATTTTCTTAGAGCATTCTCTAACTTGTAATATGCTTCCTGCTATTGAATCAAATTCATCTGATTTCATGGTTTGAATTGAATCGATAAAAACAACCGAGGGTTTTTTTGTTGATTTAGATATGGTGTTTATTATTGAATCTATATCATTTTCAAATATAAGACCTATATTTTTATTTTCTATATTTAATCTTTTATATCTTTGTATTACTTGAGTTTTTGATTCTTCACCAGTTGCATAAAGTACAAATCCATCAATATCTTTAGAAATTTGAGATATTAATGTACTTTTACCTATGCCAGGTTCACCACTTATTAAATAAATTCCACCTTTTACAAAGCCGCCATTTATGGAATCATTGAATTCTTTTATGGAAGTTTTAATTCTTACAGGTATAGAAACTTCTTCATCAAGATAAGTTATTTCTGATGTTGTTTTTGATGTTTTTTTATTTTTTTTAAAATCAATATCCGCGGTAAATTCTACCGCGGATGATATTGAATTACATGATGGACATTTAGCAAACCATTTATCAGATTCAAATCCACATTCATTGCATACAAAATATTTTTTCGTCTTCAAGTGTTTTTTACCACCTTTTTCTTTTTGGAGACAATTTTTTTGAATGAAAGACCATCTTTTTTACTTCCAATAGATATTTGATCGCCTTCTTTAAATTTTCCTTTTAATAATTCTTCTGAAAGGGGATCTTCTATATATTTTTGTATAGTTCTTTTTAGAGGTCTTGCACCATAAACTGGATCATATCCTTTTTCTAAAATGAAATCTATGGCATTTTTACTTATCTTTATTTTTATATCTTTATCTTCAAGTCTTGTTGAGATATCTTTTAGTTGAATTTCAATTATAGATTTTATATTTTCTTTAGTTAAAGGATGGAATACGACTACATCATCTAATCTATTTATAAATTCTGGTTTGAAAGCTTTTTTTATTGCTGACATTACAGAGCTTTTTATTTCTTTGTATTCGGATTTTTCAGAGATCTCTTCTACAAAACCAAGAGATCTTTTAGATTTATTTATATGTTCAGAGCCCAAGTTTGAAGTCATTATTATTATAGTGTTTCTAAAATCAACTGTTCTACCTTGTGAGTCTGTAAGTCTTCCTTCATCCATTATTTGAAGTAATATGTTGAATACATCAGGATGTGCTTTTTCAATTTCATCCAAAAGAATAACTGAATATGGTCTTCTTCTTACCACTTCTGTTAATTGACCACCATCTTCAAAACCAACATATCCTGGAGGAGCTCCAACAAGCCTTGAAACATTGAATTTTTCCATATATTCACTCATATCAATCCTTACAAGAGAACTTTCATCACCAAATAAATATTCGGAAATAGTTTTAGCGAGTTCTGTTTTACCTACCCCTGTAGGACCTAAAAACATGAAAACTCCATTAGGGCGTCTTGGATCTTTTAAACCACTTCTGGATCTTCTAATAGCTTTAGAAACAGATACTATTGATTCGTGCTGACCTATAACTCTTTCATGTAAAACAGCTTCTAAGTTTAATAATTTATCTATTTCACTTGATTCAAGTTTTTTTAATGGAATTCCTGTCCAATTTGATACAACATCGGCTATTTCTTGTTCTTTAATTGGAATTACTTGATTTTCTGCTTTTTTTCTCCATTCCATATAATTTTCTTTGTATGCATCTCTTAAAGTTTCTAATTCTGAGTTTATTTTTTCTACTTCATCCATCTTGTTTTCAGAAATTTTTAAATTTTTTTCAGCTTCAAGAGATTCAATTTTTTCTACTTCTTTTTTTAATTTTTTTGGTAATGTCAAAGTATCAAGTCTCGCTTTTGCACCAGCTTCATCTATTATATCAATAGCTTTATCTGGTAAATATCTATCAGTTATATATCTGACTGACAAATTTACAGCATTTTCTATGGCAAAATCTGTGTAATTTACCATATGATGTTCTTCATATTTAATCTTTATTCCTTTTAATATTGCGATAGCTTCTTCATTGGAAGGTTCCGCAACAAATATTTTTTGAAATCTTCTTTCAAGTGCAGGATCTTTTTCTATAAATTTTCTATATTCTGAAGATGTCGTAGAACCTATAAGAGTTATACTTCCATTTGCAAGTGCTGGCTTTAAAACATTTGCAGCATCCATAGAAGAACCCTCAGCAGCTCCAGCTTCTACTATCATATGAAGCTCATCTAAGAATAAAATTATATCTTCAGTTTTTTCCAAAACTTGCATGAGTTTTTTCATTCTTTTTTCAAATTCACCCCTATATTTTGTTCCCGCTACTAAAGAGGTTATATCAAGTGCAAATATTGTTTTATTTTTTAAAACTTCTGGTACATCACCATCAGCAATTTTTTTAGCTAAACCTTCAACTATAGCACTTTTTCCAACGCCAGCTTCACCTATTAACACAGGATTATTTTTTTTCCTTCTGGCAAGAATTTCCATAACTCTTCTTATTTCAATTTCTCTACCTATTACAGGATCTAATTTTTCTTCTCTCGCTTTTTCTGTTAGGTCTGTTCCAAAATCTTCTAATTGTTTTAAAGCATTTTGTTTTTGCCTTTTTTTGTCTTCATTATCTTCAAATTCAATTGTTTCCTCATTTGGCTTTATTTCGCCCTTCATCATTAAATCTGCAAGCTGTTTTCTCATATTTGAAAGATTAACTCCCATTCTTTTCATTATATGAGATGCAATACCTTCAGCTTCACGACAAATACCTAACAAAAGATGTTCGGCATCTATTCTTGAAGAACCCATTAATTCAGATTCATCATAGGCCAATTCTATTATTCTTTTTGCTCTTGGAGTTGGTTGTGGTGCTCCAATTATTCCTTGACTAGAGTTTGTTCCTACAACATTTGTTATTTCAGATTTTAATTTTTCATAATTTATTTCAAACTCTTTGAATACTACATCAAGATATTTTCCACCTACTTTTAATAATCCAAGTAATATATGTTCTGTTCCAACATATGGGTGTCCCATGTCTTTAGCTTCATTCTGCGCATTTATAAACACTTTGGCAGCTCTTTCAGTAAAATTGTCGAACATCTTTTTCACCTCCATATTCGACCATATTTGCTGTATTCATTGCACTTATATTTTATCACGAATATTTATAATTACAAAATTTTTATATTACAAACATCCTATATATAGGCAACAAAATAAATAAGATAAAATAAATCATAATTTGTGTATAAAATAAATGACTATAATATTTATTAAAAGTCCGAAAAACAAAAAAACATTTGTTTAATATTTTTGTTACTTTAATGCAATTGACAATATTCTTCAACTCTGATATAATCATTCACGGTTAGCGCAACTTGATGGCTAACGAACAAAATAACGCCGACGTAGCTCAATTGGCAGAGCGGCTGACTTGTAATCAGCAGGTTGGGGGTTCAAGTCCCTTCGTCGGCTCCATAAAAACAATAATTGTGGTTAGGTGCCCGAGCGGCCAAAGGGGGCGGACTGTAAATCCGCTGGCAGATTGCCTTCGAAGGTTCGAATCCTTCCCTAACCACCATAATTTTTAGCTGGGCGAGGTGAAAGCTATGGCTTCAAAAAACGTAATAGTGAACTTTTCTTTAAAGTGTTCTGAATGTGGTACAAGAAATTATTATAAGAAAAAGAATAGAAATTTTAAAGAAAAAATTGAATTGAAAAAGTTTTGTCCAAAGTGTAGAAAACATACATTACATACTGAATCAAAAATATAGAGTTGAAAAAGCCCCTTCAAATGTCAAGGGGCTTTATTTCATAAGAATATGGGATTGTTTGAGGAGGTACAGAATATGTCAAAATTCTGGGTTTTTTTGAGTTCTGTGTGGCAAGAAGCTAAAAAGGTTAGCTGGCCATCAAAGAAAGATTTAATGAAATCGACAGGTGTCGTTTTAGTTATAATTCTTTTTGTTTCTGTTTATTTGTTGGTAATTGACTGGGGATTATTATCGGCATTCACAAAATGGGTATACCCTATATTCCTTGGAGGAATGGCTACAAATATGACACCCAATCCATAAATTATAAAAGTGGGTGATTGAATATGCGTAAAGAATGGTATGTTTTACAAGCGTACTCAGGTATGGAAAATAAAGTAAAAGAATTATTAGAAGAAAAGTATAGAATGTTAGGCTTTGCGCATTTTTTTGGAAAAATAATAGTTCCAGAAATAGAAGAGCTTGACTATTCAAATAAAAAAGTAGAAAAAGTTTTTGTTAATAATGATTCTAAAGTTTTTACTAAAAAAGGTAAAGATATAAAAAAAGGTGATGTTATAGCTAAAGAAGCTGATTTTTTTGCTAAAGAAAATGGAATTATTACATCTTTAAAAAATTTTAGAAGAATTATAATAGAAACAAAAGGTAAAAAATATTCTACTACCTATTTAATTCCGGAAAATGCCGGAATTTTAGCTGGTTTAAGAGTGGGTAAAGATGTTAAAGCTGGCATGCCATTCACAAAAGATGCTTCTTTTGAGTGTGAAGTTGATGGTGAAATAGGTGCTATAGAAAAAGTAAAAAAAGTAATAATAGATAATTCCTTGGGAGAAAAGGATGTCTATATAGTTCCACGTTCTAATTTTGATTCTAAAGTTTTTAGAAATGGAACAGAAATTTCTAAAGGTGAAAAATTAGCAGAAGGAAAAGAATTTAAAGCTAAATCATCTGGTAGAGTTGATGTTAGAGAAACTGCAATGAGAAAAGAAATTAGAATAATAAAAACTTCAAGAAAAAAACTTTTTCCAGGGTATATTTTTATAGAAATGATGCATGTTAAAGAAGCCGAAAATCTTGTTAAATCAATACCTTATGTTTCAACATTTTTGAATGTTGGTGGTAAACCTATAAGACTTAAAAGAAATGAAATAAGAGCTTTATTAAGACTTATTGGTGAAGAAGATTATGAAGATAAAAAAGATAAAACTGAAATAAGAATTGATTATGAAATTGGCGAGCATGTTAAAATAATAAATGGACCATTTGAATTTTTTACTGGAAAAATTAAAAATATAGATTTAGATAAACATGAAGTTAATGTTTCTGTTTCTATGTTCGGAAGAGAAACTGACGTTGAGTTGGGTCTATCTGAAATAGAAAAAATAGTTGAATGATTAAAGTTTTGTTTACCAAAGATGTTTTATTTTTTACCAAATTTTATTATTTATTTCATAATAATTCTATATTATAAATTGGAATTTAGTGGGAGGAGAAATCCGAAAATACCACAAGGAGGTAGGAAAAATGGCTAAGAAAATAGCAAGAGTAATAAAATTACAGCTACAAGCTGCTAAGGCAACTCCAGCCCCTCCAGTTGGTCCAGCACTTGGACAACATGGTGTAAATCTTATGGAGTTTTGTAAAAAATTTAATGCTGAAACAGCAGATAAAGCTGGTATGTTATTGCCTGTAGAAATAACTGTTTATGAAGACAGATCATTTACATTTGCAGTAAAAACCCCTCCAGCATCATTCTTGATAAAGAAGGCAGCAGGTGTAAAATCAGCAGCACATAATCCTGGTAAAGAAATAGCTGGAAAGATCAAGAGAAGTCAGGTAAAAGAAATTGCCGAAACTAAGATGCAGGATCTAAATGCTAAAACCATTGAAGCTGCCATGAATATTATCATGGGAACAGCTAAAAATATGGGTATAGAAGTTGTAGAAGGATAAGAGAGGGGGTAAAATAATGGCAAAGCATGGAAAGAAATATTTAGAAGCTAAAAAAATAGTTGAATCAGATAAATTATATGATTTAAAAGATGCAGTTGAACTTGCAAAAAAAGTTTCATATGCTAAATTCAACGCTTCAGTGGAAGTACATGTTCAATTAGGAATAGATCCTAAAAAAAGTGATCAAAACGTTAGAAGTACAGTAACTTTGCCTCATGGAACAGGTAAAGATGTTAAAGTTTTAGTTTTTGCTCAAGGTGAAAGAGCTGAAAAAGCTAAAGAAGCTGGAGCAGATTTTGTTGGAGCTGAAGATTTAGTTGAAAAGATAACTAAAGAAGGCTGGACAGATTTTGATGTTGCTATAGCTTCATCTGATATGATGAGATTTGTTGGGAAATTAGGTAAAGTATTGGGACCAAAAGGATTGATGCCATCTCCAAAAGCTGGAACAGTTACTGATGATATAGAAGCAGCAGTAAAGGGATTTAAAGCTGGTAGAGTTGAAGTAAGAAATGATAAAACTGGTAATGTTCATTTCCCAGCAGGTAAAGTTTCTTTTGAAGATGATCAATTAGTTGAAAATATAAAAAATGGTTTAGAACAATTATCTAAATTAAAACCAGCGGCATCAAAAGGTAAATTTTTCCAAAAAGTAGTAATTGCACCTACAATGGGACCTGGAATTAAACTTGACATAAATGCTTTATCTATAGTATAATTTTTCAGGAAAAGTTAATAATGTCGTACCTAAGACAGTAGGTTATATTGAAATCAATATATTAAAGATGCCTGCCGAGGTGCGTGGAGAAAAGAGACAAGTTTTTTGTTGTCTATGTTCCGCGACCCTCATTTAGTCGTGGAATTTTTTTATTTAAGGAGGTGCATTGAGTTGTTAACCAGAAAAGAGAAAACTTTATTAGTAAACGAATTTGTAGATGCATTCAAGAATTCTTCAATAGTAGTTTTTACAGATTTCACAGGTATGCCTGTTTCTCATACTGATGATATGAGAATGCAACTTTTTAAGGAATATGAAAGTGAAGCTGTATATAAAGTAATGAGAAATTCATTGTTAAAAACAGCTATCAAAGAAGCTGGATTAAACTTAGAAGATTATGAAGAATTTCTTGAAGGTTCAACAGGTGTTTTTTATGTAAAATCAGGAGATCCTATAGTGGGATTAAAAGTATTAACTGAATTTGCAAAAAAACATGATGGAAAACCATCTATAAAAGGTGGAGTTCTTGAAGGACAAATATTTGATGCTAATAAAGCAGAAGAGTTATCAAAACTTCCATCAAAACAAGAACTTATCGGTATGTTTGTACGTGGCTTGAACGCCCCTATAAATGGAGTAGTTAATGTTCTTGCTGGAACAATTAGAAATTTATCAAACGTTTTAAATGCAATTAAAGATCAAAAATCAGAATAATATTACGGAGGTGTTCTAAATGACAAAAGAAGAACTCATTCAGGCAATAAAGGAAATGACAGTAGCTGACTTAGCAGATTTAGTAAAAGCTTTAGAAGATGAATTCGGAGTATCAGCAGCAGCACCAGTTATGGCAGCTATGCCAGGAGCAGTTGCAGGTGGAGCAGCAGCAGAAGAAGAAAAAACAGAATTTGATGTTGTATTAAAAAGCTTCGGTGCTAAAAAAATAGGTGTTATAAAAGTTGTTAGAGAAGTTACAGGTCTTGGATTAAAAGAAGCAAAAGACTTAGTTGAAAAAGCAGGAACTCCAGATGCTAAAGTTAAAGAAGGCGCAGCAAAAGCTGAAGCTGAAGAACTTAAGAAAAAATTAGAAGAAGCTGGAGCAGAAGTAGAACTTAAATAATTTGAAGTAATTGAATTATTTTCTTAATAAAAAATTTATAAAATGATGATACAATTGAATCCGCATTGGGCCATAAGGTCTGATGCGGTTTCATTTTGCTTAAAAATAGAAAAAAATTGTAACATTTTAATATAAATATTCCAAAAGCCGAGGTGATTCCAGTGAACACCCGCACTTTAAAAGTGGGAAAAAGAGAAAGAGATTTCTTTGGAAATGTACATGAAAATTTTGAAATGTACGATGATTTGATAAAAATTCAAAAGTCTTCATTCAAAGATTTTCTTGAAAAAAGACTACAAGAAACAATAAGAAAGTTTATGCCGCTTAGAGTTCCAATAAAAACTACAGCTAAAAAGAACAAAGAAATCCTACTTGATTTTGTTAATGTGAAATACGAGGATCCTTTAATGACTGAAGAAGAATGTAAGTCAAAAAACCTTACCTACTCTGGAAGAGCGTTTCTTACCGTTCAGATAACCGATACATCAACAGGTGAAACTATAGAAAAAGAAGATGTTTTTTTATGTAATATTCCTTATATGACTGATAGAGGAGTATTTATTATTAATGGTGCAGAAAGAGTAGTAGTAAATCAATTAGTTAGATCTCCAGGGATTTACTTTGTTAAAGAAGAAGAAAAAGATTCTAATAAAGAAATGTTTTTAGCACATTTTTTACCTGTAAAAGGTGCTTGGCTTGAAATAATATTCAATCCAAACTTAGGTAAAGAGGTTCTTCAAATAAGAATCGATAGGAAAAGAAAATTTAATTTTTTCTTGTTTTTGAAAGCTTTAGGTTATGAAAATGATCTTGATATACTCGATCTTTTTCCTGTAAATATAGATCTTGAAGATGAGTTTGATGTTGAAACATATAATGATTCAACCGTA contains:
- a CDS encoding ATP-dependent Clp protease ATP-binding subunit: MFDNFTERAAKVFINAQNEAKDMGHPYVGTEHILLGLLKVGGKYLDVVFKEFEINYEKLKSEITNVVGTNSSQGIIGAPQPTPRAKRIIELAYDESELMGSSRIDAEHLLLGICREAEGIASHIMKRMGVNLSNMRKQLADLMMKGEIKPNEETIEFEDNEDKKRQKQNALKQLEDFGTDLTEKAREEKLDPVIGREIEIRRVMEILARRKKNNPVLIGEAGVGKSAIVEGLAKKIADGDVPEVLKNKTIFALDITSLVAGTKYRGEFEKRMKKLMQVLEKTEDIILFLDELHMIVEAGAAEGSSMDAANVLKPALANGSITLIGSTTSSEYRKFIEKDPALERRFQKIFVAEPSNEEAIAILKGIKIKYEEHHMVNYTDFAIENAVNLSVRYITDRYLPDKAIDIIDEAGAKARLDTLTLPKKLKKEVEKIESLEAEKNLKISENKMDEVEKINSELETLRDAYKENYMEWRKKAENQVIPIKEQEIADVVSNWTGIPLKKLESSEIDKLLNLEAVLHERVIGQHESIVSVSKAIRRSRSGLKDPRRPNGVFMFLGPTGVGKTELAKTISEYLFGDESSLVRIDMSEYMEKFNVSRLVGAPPGYVGFEDGGQLTEVVRRRPYSVILLDEIEKAHPDVFNILLQIMDEGRLTDSQGRTVDFRNTIIIMTSNLGSEHINKSKRSLGFVEEISEKSEYKEIKSSVMSAIKKAFKPEFINRLDDVVVFHPLTKENIKSIIEIQLKDISTRLEDKDIKIKISKNAIDFILEKGYDPVYGARPLKRTIQKYIEDPLSEELLKGKFKEGDQISIGSKKDGLSFKKIVSKKKKVVKNT
- the rpmG gene encoding 50S ribosomal protein L33, with protein sequence MASKNVIVNFSLKCSECGTRNYYKKKNRNFKEKIELKKFCPKCRKHTLHTESKI
- the rplA gene encoding 50S ribosomal protein L1 codes for the protein MAKHGKKYLEAKKIVESDKLYDLKDAVELAKKVSYAKFNASVEVHVQLGIDPKKSDQNVRSTVTLPHGTGKDVKVLVFAQGERAEKAKEAGADFVGAEDLVEKITKEGWTDFDVAIASSDMMRFVGKLGKVLGPKGLMPSPKAGTVTDDIEAAVKGFKAGRVEVRNDKTGNVHFPAGKVSFEDDQLVENIKNGLEQLSKLKPAASKGKFFQKVVIAPTMGPGIKLDINALSIV
- the disA gene encoding DNA integrity scanning diadenylate cyclase DisA, which gives rise to MDEGLLKILDFLAPGKQLRKGIDRIMEANLGALIFLASSPEKYLEEGLIQLGFELDALFIPEKIYELAKMDGAIVLDKNAEKILFANAQLNPEKSLNSDETGMRHRTAEKVSLQTGDITIAVSKRRNSVSVFYKNKKHELLTENILFARVNQEITIAQRYKQSFLDLIDYLNIEEVRKNVSLYDVAEIISKGMLTIKITQATDKYLRELGEIAGSSKLEYEEILRSVPKLVGAIIMDYNVDDLNYQKSEDAIENFNNVKTDDLVNLFTIARTLGYDVSSDDELEEKIIIPRGYRILYSTKLPSSAVKNVVDNFERLPSLMEASFEDLTNVAGIGKRRAEIILGALHRKKKETEDIKEKDLEVEFKNEDNY
- a CDS encoding ABC transporter ATP-binding protein, yielding MNAIEINNVSKNFGDTLAVNDVSLKIPQGTIYGLLGPNGAGKSTIMKMLSTLITPTSGDIKIFNHDIKKNKKEIKKMISLVSDYTVLEEDLTPEENLKMFAIISGLKKEKYENKIKKLIEDFGLNIYKQKLTKHLSSGNKQKLNIARALVKSPKILLLDEPTNAIDVETSKFIREYIINENTLSNVTVLISSHYIWEIEQISSNIAVILNGKIAINEKTEKIYKEFDKIINMYEFKSDDVQKLKNIIDKLKNDKNIINIRNISKNKIIIESKEKILFDNDKKDISTKKINPNLEDIYSYIVKNS
- the secE gene encoding preprotein translocase subunit SecE yields the protein MSKFWVFLSSVWQEAKKVSWPSKKDLMKSTGVVLVIILFVSVYLLVIDWGLLSAFTKWVYPIFLGGMATNMTPNP
- a CDS encoding transcription termination/antitermination NusG family protein, with the translated sequence MRKEWYVLQAYSGMENKVKELLEEKYRMLGFAHFFGKIIVPEIEELDYSNKKVEKVFVNNDSKVFTKKGKDIKKGDVIAKEADFFAKENGIITSLKNFRRIIIETKGKKYSTTYLIPENAGILAGLRVGKDVKAGMPFTKDASFECEVDGEIGAIEKVKKVIIDNSLGEKDVYIVPRSNFDSKVFRNGTEISKGEKLAEGKEFKAKSSGRVDVRETAMRKEIRIIKTSRKKLFPGYIFIEMMHVKEAENLVKSIPYVSTFLNVGGKPIRLKRNEIRALLRLIGEEDYEDKKDKTEIRIDYEIGEHVKIINGPFEFFTGKIKNIDLDKHEVNVSVSMFGRETDVELGLSEIEKIVE
- the radA gene encoding DNA repair protein RadA gives rise to the protein MKTKKYFVCNECGFESDKWFAKCPSCNSISSAVEFTADIDFKKNKKTSKTTSEITYLDEEVSIPVRIKTSIKEFNDSINGGFVKGGIYLISGEPGIGKSTLISQISKDIDGFVLYATGEESKTQVIQRYKRLNIENKNIGLIFENDIDSIINTISKSTKKPSVVFIDSIQTMKSDEFDSIAGSILQVRECSKKITNFAKNNDITIVLIGHVNKEGAVAGPKILEHIVDCVIQFDLEKTSGLRMVRITKNRYGPTDEIILLEMTSKGLIPIENMNEFFLNDYSNESGNTLTIIKEGNKLIPIEIQALVSKPVYGTPRRITSGVPLDRVLMISAVLSKKLKMPIESKDIFVSTSGGFKINDSAIDLAIANSLVSSLLETPPLGPTIAIGEIGLDGKIRSVSSIEKRIEISKRLGMENILIPEKNSKKVKSCTPIKNINELVKLFKGV
- the rplK gene encoding 50S ribosomal protein L11; translation: MAKKIARVIKLQLQAAKATPAPPVGPALGQHGVNLMEFCKKFNAETADKAGMLLPVEITVYEDRSFTFAVKTPPASFLIKKAAGVKSAAHNPGKEIAGKIKRSQVKEIAETKMQDLNAKTIEAAMNIIMGTAKNMGIEVVEG
- the rplJ gene encoding 50S ribosomal protein L10, with the translated sequence MLTRKEKTLLVNEFVDAFKNSSIVVFTDFTGMPVSHTDDMRMQLFKEYESEAVYKVMRNSLLKTAIKEAGLNLEDYEEFLEGSTGVFYVKSGDPIVGLKVLTEFAKKHDGKPSIKGGVLEGQIFDANKAEELSKLPSKQELIGMFVRGLNAPINGVVNVLAGTIRNLSNVLNAIKDQKSE
- the smpB gene encoding SsrA-binding protein SmpB; this translates as MKIITNNKKAYHDYFILDKFEAGISLTGSEVKSIKNGHINIKDSYCKVKNREAYLNNANITPYGNSSIFNHEPLRQRKLLLHKEELRKIQEKLKKEKLTIIPLKIYITEKGLIKLEIGLAKGKKQYDKRETLAKKDFERKMKRTIKYDI